The Nitrospira tepida genome includes a window with the following:
- a CDS encoding CmpA/NrtA family ABC transporter substrate-binding protein, whose amino-acid sequence MSDDRGTREAGTSEAPLLSSDEYFERTVKESLAHAVLESAGTSRRRFLAALGATTLMTVIEQILPLREIVALAADPIGKPEKKDVSVGFIPITCGTPIIMAEPLGFYKKHGLNASVKRAAGWAMIRDWAINGEVDAAHMLTPMPLAITLGAGSVPKPFYMPAVENINGQAITLHIKHKNVKAAADMKGFRFCVPFDYSMHNYLLRYFLAEGGLHPDKDVQIRVVPPPEMVANLKAGNVDGYLGPDPFNQRAVYENVGFIFKLSKEIWDRHPCCAFTVSQDFAARYPNTFGALFRAIVDATHYASNPAHRKEIAAAVAPTNYLNQPVTVLEQVLTGTYADGLGAIKKEPNRIDFDPYPWHSMAVWILTQMKRWGHLKGDVNYKAVAEQVYRAADCDRIAKELGYPTHASTTTKHVIMGREFDPQQAEAYVKSFKIHGMA is encoded by the coding sequence ATGAGCGATGACAGGGGAACACGCGAAGCGGGCACGTCCGAGGCACCGCTGCTCTCATCCGACGAGTATTTCGAGCGAACGGTCAAGGAGTCGCTGGCTCATGCCGTCCTTGAGAGCGCCGGGACCTCGCGGCGCCGATTCCTCGCGGCGCTAGGAGCGACGACGCTGATGACCGTAATCGAGCAGATCCTCCCCCTTCGGGAGATCGTCGCGCTGGCGGCGGATCCGATAGGGAAACCGGAAAAAAAGGATGTGAGCGTGGGCTTCATTCCCATCACCTGCGGGACCCCCATCATCATGGCCGAGCCGCTCGGCTTCTACAAGAAGCACGGGCTGAACGCCTCGGTGAAGCGGGCCGCCGGTTGGGCCATGATCCGCGACTGGGCGATCAATGGCGAGGTGGACGCGGCCCATATGTTGACGCCGATGCCGCTGGCCATCACGTTGGGTGCTGGCTCCGTCCCGAAGCCCTTCTACATGCCCGCTGTCGAGAACATCAACGGACAGGCCATCACGCTGCATATCAAGCACAAGAACGTCAAAGCGGCGGCGGACATGAAGGGATTCCGGTTCTGCGTGCCGTTCGATTATTCGATGCACAACTATCTGCTGCGGTATTTCCTGGCCGAAGGAGGCCTGCATCCGGACAAAGATGTGCAGATTCGGGTCGTGCCGCCGCCGGAGATGGTCGCGAACCTGAAGGCCGGCAACGTGGACGGCTATCTCGGACCCGACCCGTTCAACCAACGGGCGGTGTATGAAAACGTGGGGTTCATCTTCAAGCTCTCCAAGGAGATTTGGGACCGGCACCCCTGCTGCGCCTTCACCGTGTCGCAGGACTTCGCCGCGCGCTATCCGAATACCTTCGGGGCGCTCTTCCGCGCGATCGTCGATGCAACGCACTATGCCTCGAACCCCGCGCATCGCAAAGAGATCGCCGCGGCCGTCGCGCCGACCAACTATTTGAATCAGCCGGTCACGGTGCTGGAGCAGGTCCTGACCGGCACCTACGCGGATGGGCTGGGCGCCATCAAAAAGGAGCCGAACCGGATCGACTTCGATCCGTACCCCTGGCATTCGATGGCCGTTTGGATTCTCACCCAAATGAAACGATGGGGCCATCTCAAGGGGGACGTCAACTACAAGGCGGTGGCGGAGCAGGTCTATCGCGCCGCCGACTGCGATCGGATCGCAAAAGAACTCGGCTATCCCACCCATGCCAGCACCACGACGAAACACGTGATCATGGGCCGCGAGTTCGATCCGCAGCAAGCCGAGGCCTACGTGAAGAGCTTCAAGATCCACGGGATGGCGTGA
- a CDS encoding ABC transporter permease has protein sequence MLTETAVAGGKSIGVEATVRTGPAANGKKVRAMAGQTGGNPWFISGFILFLFLLGWQLFTLRAPFDPKGMTEEQLQLMEFNGDIVRTESGTYQWNPEKEKVKGVPGPLAVLEKARVELSEAFVKKGTNDHGIGYLVLYTVARFGAGLLAASVVAIILGVLLGLNKVLFKAVNPYIQILKPISPLAWMPLLLYTVKDPKWTAVLVVFMAALWPTLATTAFGVNGLRKDYLHVAAILQLSWFKRLFKVILPGAAPTIVNGLRISFGSALVAVVPAEMLLGELGVGYLSWIEWNNLDISGVIFAILVVGCVGVILDSGFNKLAGLVTYQE, from the coding sequence ATGCTGACGGAGACGGCGGTGGCGGGCGGGAAGTCGATCGGAGTCGAGGCAACGGTACGGACCGGCCCGGCGGCAAATGGAAAGAAGGTCCGCGCGATGGCCGGACAGACCGGCGGCAACCCATGGTTCATTTCCGGATTCATCCTGTTTCTATTTCTACTGGGGTGGCAGCTCTTCACGCTGCGAGCCCCGTTCGATCCCAAAGGGATGACCGAGGAACAGCTCCAGTTGATGGAGTTCAATGGCGACATCGTCCGCACGGAGAGCGGCACCTATCAGTGGAATCCCGAAAAGGAAAAGGTCAAGGGAGTGCCGGGCCCCCTGGCCGTGCTGGAGAAGGCGCGGGTCGAGCTGAGCGAGGCCTTCGTGAAGAAGGGGACGAACGATCACGGGATCGGCTACCTCGTGCTCTACACGGTCGCGCGGTTCGGCGCCGGCCTCCTGGCGGCCTCGGTGGTGGCGATCATTCTGGGCGTGTTGTTAGGACTGAACAAGGTGCTCTTCAAGGCCGTGAACCCCTACATCCAGATTCTGAAACCGATCTCGCCGCTGGCCTGGATGCCGCTGTTGCTCTACACGGTCAAGGATCCGAAGTGGACTGCGGTGTTGGTCGTCTTCATGGCGGCGCTGTGGCCCACCCTGGCGACGACGGCCTTCGGCGTGAACGGTCTGCGCAAGGACTATTTGCATGTCGCCGCGATCCTCCAATTGTCCTGGTTCAAGCGGCTCTTCAAGGTGATCTTGCCCGGCGCGGCCCCGACGATCGTCAACGGCCTGCGGATCTCCTTCGGCAGCGCGCTGGTCGCGGTGGTCCCGGCGGAAATGCTGCTCGGCGAGCTGGGGGTGGGGTATCTGAGCTGGATCGAATGGAACAACCTCGATATTTCCGGCGTCATCTTCGCCATTCTCGTCGTGGGCTGCGTGGGAGTGATCTTGGATTCGGGATTCAACAAGCTGGCGGGCTTGGTCACCTATCAGGAGTAA
- a CDS encoding ABC transporter ATP-binding protein: MAFLQIDNVSKYFPSPLGEGRVCVFKDVTIKIDKGEFVTVIGHSGCGKSTLLNIIAGLDEASEGGVLLGGREVSGPGLDRMVVFQNFSLMPWMTVFENIALAVRSAYQDWEPSQVAAHVNKYIALVGLKGAEAKRPAALSGGMKQRVGLARAFSIEPKVLLLDEPFAQIDALTRGVIQEELIQMWNTSKNTVFMVTHDVDEAILLSDRIMLMTNGPSARIGEIVDVTIPRPRSRESIIDHPHYYKIRNHVIHFLVRHAAHAGGVGSASGGRSVEEPVLVRF, encoded by the coding sequence ATGGCCTTTCTGCAAATCGACAACGTCAGCAAGTACTTTCCCAGCCCATTGGGCGAGGGGCGGGTCTGCGTGTTCAAGGACGTCACAATCAAGATCGACAAGGGCGAGTTCGTGACGGTCATCGGCCATTCGGGTTGCGGCAAGAGCACCCTGCTAAATATCATCGCCGGGCTGGATGAGGCGTCAGAAGGCGGGGTTCTGCTCGGAGGCCGTGAAGTCTCGGGGCCGGGGCTGGACCGCATGGTCGTCTTTCAGAATTTTTCCCTGATGCCTTGGATGACGGTGTTCGAGAACATCGCCCTGGCTGTGAGATCGGCCTATCAGGACTGGGAGCCTTCGCAAGTGGCGGCGCACGTCAACAAATACATTGCGCTGGTGGGGTTGAAGGGGGCGGAGGCGAAACGGCCGGCGGCCTTGTCCGGCGGCATGAAGCAACGGGTCGGGTTGGCGCGGGCCTTTTCCATTGAACCGAAAGTCCTGCTGCTCGATGAGCCGTTTGCCCAGATCGACGCCTTGACCCGCGGCGTGATCCAGGAAGAGCTGATTCAAATGTGGAACACGTCGAAGAACACGGTGTTCATGGTCACCCATGATGTGGATGAGGCCATTCTGTTGTCGGATCGGATCATGTTGATGACCAATGGACCGTCCGCTCGAATCGGCGAGATCGTGGACGTCACGATCCCGCGACCGCGCTCGCGGGAGTCGATCATCGATCATCCCCATTACTACAAGATCAGAAATCACGTGATTCATTTCCTGGTCCGGCATGCGGCCCATGCCGGCGGGGTCGGGTCGGCCTCCGGCGGGCGTTCCGTTGAAGAGCCGGT